A part of Deinococcus aerius genomic DNA contains:
- a CDS encoding GbsR/MarR family transcriptional regulator, with amino-acid sequence MEERGLFIERTGVMLEFIGIPRVAGRVLGALLIAPPEGHTASELAGLLHASRAGISTGTTYLTRVGLIERAPRPGERADRFRMRPHAWATLMEQGNRRLGTLHDLAVEGQRILPPGADPGPLREMEEFFALWLRLYPDILRRWHAAERASTGGES; translated from the coding sequence ATGCTGGAATTCATCGGCATCCCGCGGGTGGCGGGGCGGGTGCTGGGCGCCCTGCTCATCGCGCCGCCCGAGGGGCACACGGCGAGCGAGCTGGCCGGGCTTCTCCACGCGAGCCGGGCGGGCATCAGCACGGGGACCACGTACCTCACGCGGGTGGGCCTGATCGAGCGGGCGCCGCGTCCGGGCGAGCGGGCCGACCGCTTCCGCATGCGGCCACACGCCTGGGCCACCCTGATGGAGCAGGGCAACCGCAGACTCGGAACTCTGCACGACCTCGCCGTGGAGGGGCAGCGCATCCTCCCACCCGGCGCCGACCCCGGGCCGCTACGCGAGATGGAGGAGTTCTTCGCGCTGTGGCTGCGGCTTTACCCCGACATTCTGAGGCGCTGGCACGCCGCCGAGCGGGCCAGCACGGGAGGCGAGTCATGA
- a CDS encoding ABC transporter ATP-binding protein — translation MNALDIRGLSKLYGRDRGLHPLELEVPPGEIYGFLGPNGAGKTTTLRTLLGFLRPTSGEARIFGRDVWRDRVEVHRRVGYLPGEVHLGRDLTAGELMDRSARLRGGIDLAYAREVAGRLDLEPHRRLGTLSKGNRQKVGLLLALMHRPDLLLLDEPTDGLDPLAQETVLDLLREARAEGRTVFLSSHVLSEVERVADRVGLIRQGRLVRSERLADLKASLPQRVHVRFARPPRVNLTALPGMSEAVTDGLDFRGTWRGTPDGLVRALAAESLAALSVQDATLEEAFLGEYHRNGVRGQEEAHVA, via the coding sequence ATGAACGCACTCGACATTCGCGGGCTGAGCAAGCTGTATGGCCGGGACCGGGGCCTGCACCCCCTGGAGTTGGAGGTGCCCCCGGGCGAGATCTACGGCTTCCTGGGGCCGAACGGGGCGGGCAAGACGACCACCCTGCGTACGCTGCTGGGCTTCCTGAGGCCGACCTCGGGCGAGGCGCGCATCTTCGGGCGGGACGTGTGGCGTGACCGCGTGGAGGTCCACCGCCGGGTGGGCTACCTGCCGGGCGAGGTTCACCTGGGGCGCGACCTCACCGCCGGGGAGCTGATGGACCGCAGCGCCCGGCTGCGCGGCGGGATAGACCTGGCGTACGCCCGGGAGGTCGCCGGGCGCCTCGACCTGGAGCCCCACCGGCGCCTGGGCACGCTCAGCAAGGGCAACCGGCAGAAGGTGGGGCTGCTCCTCGCCCTGATGCACCGCCCCGACCTGCTGCTCCTCGACGAGCCGACGGACGGGCTGGACCCGCTGGCCCAGGAGACCGTGCTCGACCTGCTGCGCGAGGCCCGGGCCGAGGGTCGCACCGTCTTCCTCTCCAGCCACGTGCTCAGCGAGGTCGAGCGGGTGGCCGACCGGGTGGGCCTGATCCGGCAGGGGCGATTGGTGCGGAGTGAACGCCTCGCGGACCTCAAGGCCAGCCTGCCGCAGCGGGTCCACGTGAGGTTTGCAAGGCCCCCGCGCGTGAACCTGACAGCCTTGCCCGGCATGTCGGAGGCTGTGACGGACGGGCTGGACTTCCGGGGGACGTGGCGGGGGACTCCAGACGGGCTGGTGCGGGCGCTGGCGGCGGAGTCGCTGGCGGCCCTGAGCGTGCAGGACGCGACGCTGGAAGAAGCCTTCCTCGGCGAGTACCACCGGAACGGGGTCCGGGGACAGGAGGAAGCGCATGTGGCTTGA
- a CDS encoding ABC transporter permease subunit has protein sequence MWLEVFRQALRDTRRGLGWWAVGLTLYVLLILAFYPSIKGDPAISQVIQNLPEALRSLFGEDFSSPAGYVGGRLFSLMPVLLSVFAGLNGAALIAGAEARGHLELPLSQPLSRGALLAGRALALLVLLLGLGFVLFLSTWVFGQLFQAPLPAARVLETAALHTLGAWVFGALALAVGAATGKPGLASALGAGLGIGLVVVHTLSGQVTALKDTGWLNPWHAALAESPLRNAVGAAPLLACLLVGLVWLLVATPLFGNRDVGR, from the coding sequence ATGTGGCTTGAGGTGTTTCGGCAGGCCCTGCGGGACACGCGGCGCGGGCTGGGCTGGTGGGCCGTCGGGCTCACCCTGTACGTGCTGCTGATCCTGGCCTTCTACCCCTCCATCAAGGGCGATCCGGCGATCAGCCAGGTGATCCAGAACCTGCCCGAGGCGCTGCGTTCCCTGTTCGGGGAAGACTTCAGCAGCCCTGCCGGGTACGTGGGCGGGCGGCTCTTCAGCCTGATGCCGGTCCTGCTCAGCGTGTTCGCGGGATTGAATGGCGCGGCGCTGATCGCGGGGGCGGAGGCGCGGGGGCACCTGGAGCTGCCGCTCTCGCAGCCCCTCTCGCGCGGGGCGCTCCTGGCCGGGCGGGCGCTCGCGCTCCTCGTGCTGCTGCTCGGCCTGGGGTTCGTGCTGTTCCTGAGCACCTGGGTCTTCGGGCAGCTTTTCCAGGCCCCGCTGCCCGCCGCCCGGGTGCTGGAGACGGCGGCGCTGCACACGCTGGGCGCCTGGGTCTTCGGGGCGCTCGCCCTGGCGGTGGGGGCCGCGACCGGAAAGCCGGGGCTCGCCTCTGCCCTGGGCGCGGGGCTGGGAATTGGGCTGGTCGTGGTGCACACCCTCTCCGGGCAGGTGACGGCCCTCAAGGACACCGGGTGGCTCAACCCCTGGCACGCCGCGCTGGCCGAGTCGCCGCTCAGGAATGCCGTGGGCGCCGCGCCGCTGCTCGCCTGCCTGCTCGTGGGGCTGGTGTGGCTGCTCGTGGCGACGCCACTCTTCGGGAACCGGGACGTGGGCCGCTGA
- a CDS encoding FAD-dependent oxidoreductase, whose translation MRIVVVGGVAAGMSAASRARRHNPEAEVAVFERGGEISYGACGLPYVIGGDVPDLGDLIARTPERMRGQGIDVRVRHEVTGVDAGARTVTVLDREAGGTRTEPYDRLLIATGVNAVRPEWARTDLRGVHVLRDLADGRAILASLKGATCACIVGAGYIGLEMAEALHSRGLRVTVLEKAPEVAGRMLDRAYQQRVRAELERHGVEVRCGTSVEELVGENGHVRAVQTDHGPVPADLVIVAVGVKPNTALAEAAGARLGETGAIAVNTRQETSVDGVYAAGDNSESLHCVTGQKVHIPLGLTANRMGRVAGVNMAGGEARFPGIVGTAIFKTFDLGAARTGLTQTEAEGLGLDAVSVDVESTDHAGYYPTAAPIFVRLTGERGSGRLLGVQLVGQPASVKRVDVVAALLHQRGSVGDLFELDLAYAPPFSSVWDVLLVAADRLGREVAGG comes from the coding sequence ATGCGGATCGTGGTGGTGGGCGGGGTGGCGGCGGGCATGAGCGCGGCGAGCCGGGCGCGGCGGCACAACCCGGAGGCCGAGGTCGCCGTCTTCGAGCGCGGCGGCGAGATCAGCTACGGCGCCTGCGGTCTCCCCTACGTGATCGGCGGCGACGTGCCCGACCTGGGGGACCTCATCGCCCGGACGCCGGAGAGGATGCGCGGGCAGGGCATCGACGTGCGCGTGCGCCACGAGGTGACGGGGGTGGACGCGGGCGCCCGGACGGTCACGGTCCTTGACCGGGAGGCGGGAGGCACCCGCACCGAGCCCTACGACCGCCTGCTGATCGCCACGGGGGTCAACGCCGTGCGGCCCGAGTGGGCCAGAACCGATTTGCGCGGCGTTCACGTGCTGCGTGACCTGGCCGACGGGCGGGCCATCCTGGCGAGCCTGAAGGGAGCGACCTGCGCCTGCATCGTCGGCGCCGGGTACATCGGGCTGGAGATGGCGGAGGCGCTGCACTCGCGCGGCCTGCGGGTCACCGTGCTGGAAAAGGCGCCGGAGGTCGCGGGCCGGATGCTCGACCGCGCCTACCAGCAGCGGGTGCGCGCCGAACTGGAACGGCACGGGGTGGAGGTACGTTGCGGCACGAGCGTGGAGGAATTGGTCGGCGAGAACGGGCATGTGAGGGCGGTGCAGACGGACCACGGCCCGGTGCCCGCCGATCTGGTCATCGTGGCGGTGGGCGTGAAGCCCAACACGGCTCTCGCCGAAGCCGCGGGGGCACGTCTGGGGGAGACCGGCGCCATCGCCGTCAACACACGGCAGGAGACCTCCGTGGACGGCGTGTACGCGGCGGGCGACAACAGCGAGAGCCTTCACTGCGTCACCGGGCAAAAGGTTCACATCCCGCTCGGCCTCACCGCCAACCGCATGGGCCGGGTGGCGGGCGTGAACATGGCGGGGGGCGAGGCCCGTTTTCCCGGCATCGTCGGAACGGCGATCTTCAAGACCTTCGACCTGGGCGCGGCGCGCACCGGCCTGACGCAGACGGAGGCCGAGGGGCTGGGACTGGACGCCGTCAGCGTGGATGTGGAGAGCACCGACCACGCGGGGTACTACCCGACCGCCGCGCCCATCTTCGTCCGGCTGACGGGCGAGCGGGGCAGCGGGCGCCTGCTGGGCGTGCAACTCGTCGGCCAGCCCGCGAGCGTCAAGAGGGTGGACGTGGTGGCCGCCCTGCTGCATCAGCGGGGCAGCGTGGGGGACCTGTTCGAGCTGGACCTCGCCTACGCCCCGCCCTTTTCCAGTGTGTGGGACGTGCTGCTGGTGGCGGCAGACCGGTTGGGGCGGGAGGTGGCTGGGGGATAG
- a CDS encoding BTAD domain-containing protein translates to MALTLGMAGQQVAAEEGRAEAAHAARNHAEVVRLLRDLPGRSPRGEELLAFALGECGEPVRAQAMLLPRRASGEIGHLGLLTLAGLALRQGRHAEARAYLAESRPLARTPAEAALTAHALALSAYLGGPRREFPALVAAAVRAAEASGDVVRIAGALWLRHYAHVSAGRVAAAVADLTRARDLFAGLGHAAQTLLTRVDLSDRLMVLGRLGDAEQELEAAGRLARQANPAFLPTLLAMRGDLALWRGSPRTALTFYRAAEQAALDAATPAQALTFALRGVDALRLAGETAAARAALVALGNRLPRASAHVQDACRFLGALLSPVPDPREVRRGQRAELFWASRVPLHLAALELAQGSLSERTAKAVLAHLRRVGSPAVLDVDPAFQPLFGVLAARPDWPRTWPRPGVTVRTLGRLDVQPSLPLQRAAELLVYLALNGPTRRDTLLHDLYSGTGERAAGQLKANLGALRAALGTHSDGPAVTFRDGLYALSPSLRLRLDAHALLAALEGGASPQEALDAYAGPFLPEIPREWAQVWRTRLHDAALNLCERLAAGAPTPHEAATWLRRAIALEPYAAHLHEQLIVILDGQGLAASADAARRAWEAAERELCGGEVGRQADSRL, encoded by the coding sequence ATGGCGTTGACGCTGGGCATGGCCGGGCAGCAGGTGGCTGCGGAGGAAGGGCGGGCGGAGGCGGCCCACGCCGCGAGGAACCACGCGGAGGTCGTCCGGCTGCTGCGGGACCTGCCTGGGCGCTCGCCCCGCGGGGAGGAGCTCCTGGCCTTCGCGCTGGGCGAGTGCGGGGAGCCGGTGCGGGCGCAGGCGATGCTGCTGCCCCGCCGGGCCTCCGGCGAGATCGGGCACCTGGGCCTGCTGACGCTGGCCGGGCTCGCCCTGCGGCAGGGGCGGCACGCGGAGGCCCGCGCCTACCTCGCCGAGTCGCGCCCGCTGGCCCGCACGCCCGCGGAGGCGGCGCTCACGGCCCACGCCCTCGCCCTGAGCGCGTACCTGGGGGGGCCGCGCCGCGAGTTTCCCGCCCTGGTCGCCGCGGCGGTGAGGGCGGCCGAGGCGTCGGGGGACGTGGTGCGGATCGCCGGGGCCCTGTGGCTGCGGCATTACGCCCACGTGTCGGCGGGGCGGGTGGCGGCGGCGGTGGCGGACCTGACCCGCGCCCGGGACCTGTTCGCGGGCCTGGGGCACGCCGCGCAGACCCTGCTCACCCGCGTCGACCTCTCCGACCGCCTGATGGTGCTGGGCCGCCTGGGGGACGCCGAGCAGGAACTGGAGGCCGCCGGACGGCTGGCCCGGCAGGCCAACCCCGCCTTCCTGCCCACCCTCCTGGCGATGCGCGGTGACCTGGCCCTGTGGCGCGGCTCGCCCCGCACCGCCCTCACCTTCTACCGCGCGGCGGAGCAGGCCGCCCTCGACGCCGCGACGCCCGCGCAGGCCCTCACCTTCGCGCTGCGCGGGGTGGACGCGCTGCGACTGGCCGGGGAGACGGCCGCCGCCCGGGCGGCCCTGGTGGCCCTCGGCAACCGCCTGCCCCGGGCCTCCGCGCACGTTCAGGACGCCTGCCGCTTCCTGGGGGCGCTCCTCTCACCCGTCCCCGACCCCCGGGAGGTGCGGCGGGGCCAGCGGGCGGAACTGTTCTGGGCCTCGCGCGTCCCGCTGCATCTCGCGGCGTTGGAACTGGCTCAGGGCTCCCTCTCCGAGCGCACGGCCAAGGCCGTCCTCGCCCACCTGCGGCGCGTGGGCAGCCCCGCCGTCCTCGACGTGGACCCCGCGTTCCAACCCCTGTTCGGTGTGCTGGCCGCCCGCCCCGACTGGCCCCGGACCTGGCCGCGCCCCGGCGTGACCGTCCGCACCCTGGGGAGGCTGGACGTGCAGCCATCCCTCCCCCTGCAACGGGCGGCGGAACTCCTGGTGTACCTGGCCCTGAATGGCCCCACCCGGCGGGACACACTGCTGCACGACCTCTACTCGGGGACGGGGGAGCGCGCCGCCGGGCAGCTCAAGGCGAACCTGGGCGCCCTGCGCGCGGCCCTGGGGACCCATTCGGACGGCCCGGCCGTGACCTTTCGTGACGGGCTCTACGCACTCAGCCCCTCCCTGCGTCTGCGGCTGGACGCTCATGCCTTGCTCGCCGCATTGGAGGGTGGTGCCTCTCCCCAGGAGGCGCTGGACGCCTACGCGGGTCCCTTCCTGCCCGAGATTCCGCGCGAGTGGGCGCAGGTCTGGCGCACCCGCCTGCACGACGCGGCCCTGAACCTGTGTGAACGCCTCGCCGCAGGGGCCCCGACCCCGCACGAGGCCGCCACCTGGCTCAGGCGGGCCATCGCGCTGGAACCCTACGCGGCGCATCTGCACGAGCAATTGATTGTCATCCTCGACGGGCAGGGCCTGGCCGCCAGCGCCGACGCCGCCCGCCGTGCCTGGGAGGCCGCCGAGCGGGAGCTGTGCGGCGGGGAGGTGGGACGGCAGGCGGACTCCAGGCTTTGA
- the serA gene encoding phosphoglycerate dehydrogenase yields the protein MTAPVLTSPDQARTAPLRVLICDEMNPGDLSHEGFEIDYEGNLPREETLRRLPGYDALITRSRTKVDRELLEAAGPRLKVIGRGGVGVDNIDLEACSRRGILVLNAPESNNVSAAELAIMHLLAAARGLTRSDRKTRAGEWDRKFLGVELKDKTLGIVGLGRIGSIVADRAQGLRLRVVAFDPYVPENKFERLGIERAASLDELLGRVDFLTVHTPLTEETQGMIGARELALLRPGAIVVNAARGGIVEETALVDALGSGHLFGAGVDVFVEEPPTPDHPFLGAPNLGITAHLGANTFEAQERVGAEIVGRVLAALHGDVSKGAVNAPALDAKTMELLGGYLDLGEKLGRILAQLLPGAHDLEITFRGEFPADPAPVVTAALVGYLSGSTDERPNMINARALAKERGLNLAVREEQESPDYQTEVIVRVISGAHGEKQRSRTVGGTVFGRSPRLTRLRDFRVELAPEGFILIASNQDRPGAVAKLSNLLGTWGINIAGMALGRAQKGGQALFTLTLDDGLTPEQLQAIRDLDVIESAFLVRV from the coding sequence ATGACGGCCCCCGTGCTGACCTCCCCGGATCAAGCCCGCACCGCTCCCCTGCGCGTGCTGATCTGCGACGAGATGAACCCCGGCGACCTCTCGCACGAGGGGTTCGAGATCGACTATGAGGGCAACCTCCCGCGCGAGGAGACGCTGAGACGGTTGCCGGGGTACGACGCCCTGATCACCCGCAGCCGGACGAAGGTGGACCGGGAACTGCTGGAGGCCGCCGGGCCCCGGTTGAAGGTGATCGGGCGCGGCGGCGTGGGCGTGGACAACATCGACCTGGAAGCCTGCTCGCGGCGGGGCATCCTGGTCCTGAACGCGCCCGAGAGCAACAACGTCTCCGCCGCCGAGCTGGCGATCATGCACCTGCTCGCCGCCGCCCGGGGGCTCACCCGCTCCGACCGCAAGACCCGCGCGGGCGAGTGGGACCGCAAGTTCCTGGGCGTGGAACTCAAGGACAAGACGCTCGGCATCGTCGGGCTGGGCCGTATCGGCTCCATCGTGGCCGACCGGGCGCAGGGCCTGCGGCTCAGGGTCGTCGCCTTCGACCCCTACGTGCCCGAGAACAAGTTCGAGCGGTTGGGAATCGAGCGGGCGGCGAGCCTGGACGAGCTGTTGGGGCGGGTGGACTTTCTGACTGTCCACACGCCGCTGACCGAGGAGACGCAGGGAATGATCGGGGCGCGGGAACTCGCCTTGCTGCGCCCCGGCGCCATCGTCGTGAACGCGGCGCGCGGCGGCATCGTGGAGGAGACGGCCCTCGTGGACGCCCTGGGGTCCGGCCACCTCTTCGGCGCGGGCGTGGACGTGTTCGTGGAGGAGCCGCCCACGCCGGACCATCCCTTCCTGGGTGCCCCCAACCTCGGCATCACCGCGCATCTCGGCGCCAACACCTTTGAGGCGCAGGAGCGGGTCGGGGCCGAGATCGTGGGGCGCGTCCTCGCCGCCCTGCACGGCGACGTGAGCAAGGGGGCGGTGAATGCCCCGGCGCTCGACGCCAAGACGATGGAGCTGCTCGGCGGCTACCTCGACCTCGGCGAGAAGCTGGGGCGCATCCTGGCGCAGCTCCTTCCCGGGGCGCACGACCTGGAGATCACCTTCCGGGGCGAGTTCCCCGCCGACCCCGCCCCGGTCGTCACCGCCGCCCTGGTGGGCTACCTCAGCGGCAGCACCGACGAGCGCCCGAACATGATCAACGCCCGCGCGCTGGCGAAGGAGCGCGGCCTGAACCTCGCCGTGCGCGAGGAGCAGGAGAGCCCCGACTACCAGACCGAGGTGATTGTGAGGGTCATCAGCGGCGCCCACGGCGAGAAGCAGCGCAGCCGCACGGTGGGGGGCACCGTCTTCGGCCGCAGCCCCCGCCTGACCCGGCTGCGCGACTTCCGGGTGGAACTCGCCCCCGAGGGCTTTATCCTGATCGCCTCCAACCAGGACCGGCCGGGCGCGGTCGCCAAGCTCTCCAACCTGCTGGGCACCTGGGGCATCAACATCGCCGGGATGGCGCTGGGCCGCGCACAAAAGGGGGGTCAGGCCCTCTTCACCCTCACGCTGGACGACGGCCTCACGCCCGAGCAGCTCCAGGCGATCCGCGACCTGGACGTGATCGAGTCGGCCTTCCTGGTGCGGGTGTAG
- a CDS encoding Nramp family divalent metal transporter: MSLAPFPPDPPAAPAHLSDLDARMTARATEVLRRTSQRRGLARVAPFLGPAVIASIAYMDPGNFATNIQGGAQFGYTLLWVILAANLMAMLIQNLSAKLGIATGKNLPEVIRERWPRPLVWLYWIQAEIVAMATDLAEFLGAALAIHLLTGLPMVWGAAITGVLTFALLGLQRRGFRPLELAILGFVLAIGVAYLVQFLIAHPGIGALRGFVPSFQGPDSVYLAVGIIGATVMPHVIYLHSALTQGRVPTRTDEEKVRLSRLNRLDVLLAMGFAGLINMSMLAVSAATFHGKGIEDAGNLETAYRTLTPLLGPAAAVAFAIALLASGLSSSAVGTMAGQVIMQGFVRFHIPIWLRRTITMLPAFAVILAGLDPTSTLVLSQVILSFGVPFALVPLLLFTARRDVMGVLQSRPLVTTLGWLFAAVIIGLNGYLLWGAFGG, translated from the coding sequence ATGTCCCTGGCTCCCTTCCCCCCCGACCCTCCTGCCGCCCCGGCCCACCTCTCCGACCTGGACGCCCGGATGACCGCCCGGGCGACGGAAGTGCTGAGGCGCACGAGCCAGCGCCGGGGCCTCGCCCGCGTCGCGCCCTTTCTCGGCCCCGCCGTCATCGCCTCCATCGCGTACATGGACCCGGGCAACTTCGCCACCAACATTCAGGGCGGCGCGCAGTTCGGGTACACGCTGCTGTGGGTGATCCTGGCCGCGAACCTGATGGCGATGCTGATTCAGAACCTCAGCGCGAAGCTGGGGATCGCCACGGGAAAGAACCTGCCCGAGGTCATCCGCGAACGCTGGCCCCGCCCCCTGGTGTGGCTGTACTGGATTCAGGCCGAGATCGTGGCGATGGCGACCGACCTCGCCGAGTTCCTGGGGGCCGCGCTCGCCATCCACCTCCTGACCGGGCTCCCGATGGTGTGGGGGGCGGCGATCACGGGCGTGCTGACCTTCGCGCTGCTGGGGCTGCAACGGCGCGGCTTCCGCCCGCTGGAGCTGGCGATCCTGGGCTTCGTCCTCGCCATCGGGGTGGCGTACCTCGTGCAGTTCCTGATCGCGCATCCCGGCATCGGGGCGCTGCGCGGCTTCGTGCCCAGCTTTCAGGGGCCGGACAGCGTGTACCTCGCGGTGGGGATCATCGGCGCGACCGTCATGCCGCACGTGATCTACCTGCACTCGGCGCTGACCCAGGGCCGCGTCCCCACCCGCACGGACGAGGAGAAGGTGCGCCTCTCGCGGCTCAACCGCCTCGACGTGCTGCTCGCCATGGGCTTCGCGGGCCTGATCAACATGAGCATGCTCGCGGTGAGCGCGGCCACCTTCCACGGCAAGGGGATCGAGGACGCGGGGAACCTGGAGACGGCCTACCGGACGCTCACCCCGCTGCTCGGCCCCGCCGCCGCCGTCGCCTTCGCCATCGCCCTGCTCGCCTCCGGCCTGAGCAGCAGCGCCGTGGGCACGATGGCCGGGCAGGTCATCATGCAGGGCTTCGTGCGCTTCCACATCCCGATCTGGCTGCGGCGCACCATCACCATGCTCCCCGCCTTCGCCGTGATCCTCGCCGGGCTGGACCCCACCTCAACCCTGGTGCTGTCACAGGTGATCCTGAGCTTCGGCGTGCCCTTCGCGCTCGTGCCCCTGCTCCTCTTCACCGCCCGGCGCGACGTGATGGGCGTGTTGCAGAGCCGCCCGCTCGTGACCACGCTCGGCTGGCTCTTCGCGGCGGTGATTATCGGGCTGAACGGGTATCTGCTGTGGGGGGCGTTTGGGGGCTGA